One Cohnella candidum genomic region harbors:
- the nrdI gene encoding class Ib ribonucleoside-diphosphate reductase assembly flavoprotein NrdI, translating into MIAFASRTGNIRYIVSRLQLPAVEIEEGRTLSEPYLLFTYTDGLGEVPQQVKRFMERNGRYCRGVIVSGNSNFGHQVFGGAGDAIARQWQVPLVRKIDMRGFADDYEAIQHYYEQCFRKEPVR; encoded by the coding sequence TCGCTATATCGTTTCCCGGTTGCAGCTGCCCGCGGTCGAGATCGAAGAAGGACGTACGCTTTCGGAACCGTATTTGTTATTCACTTATACGGATGGTCTGGGAGAAGTCCCGCAACAGGTAAAGAGGTTCATGGAGCGAAACGGCCGGTATTGCCGTGGAGTGATCGTGAGCGGCAACAGCAATTTCGGCCACCAGGTGTTCGGAGGAGCCGGCGATGCCATCGCGCGCCAATGGCAAGTCCCGCTCGTGCGGAAGATCGACATGCGGGGCTTTGCCGATGACTACGAGGCCATCCAGCATTATTACGAGCAATGTTTCCGGAAGGAGCCAGTCCGATGA